From Pseudomonas hefeiensis, one genomic window encodes:
- a CDS encoding NADP-dependent glyceraldehyde-3-phosphate dehydrogenase — protein sequence MTQANLFANLFPSAADIPQAYRLEGQIEQREYLIDGVLQTWQGPLAVVRSPVYLAGPQGDEQVILGSTPLLDAQTALTALDAAVRAYDRGQGQWPTMRVAERIRHVEAFLARMREQREAVVKLLMWEIGKNLKDSQKEFDRTCDYIVDTINALKELDRRSSRFELEQDTLGQIRRVPLGVALCMGPYNYPLNETFTTLIPALIMGNTVVFKPAKLGVLLVRPLLEAFRDSFPAGVINVIYGSGRETVSALMASGKIDIFAFIGTNKAASDLKKLHPRPHRLRAALGLDAKNPGLVLPDVDLDNAVSEALTGSLSFNGQRCTALKILFVHEDLAPEFIEKFNTGLAALKPGMPWEDGVALTPLPEAGKVDYLHSLVADAVAKGAQVMNKHGGESRGSFFYPAVLYPVNTAMRVYHEEQFGPVVPIVPYRDLNTVVDYVLESDFGQQLSIFGNNPAEVGKLVDIFANQVGRININAQCQRGPDTFPFNGRKNSAEGTLSVHDALRTFSIRTLVATKFQDSNKALISDIIRQRDSTFLTTDYIF from the coding sequence ATGACCCAAGCCAACCTCTTTGCCAACCTGTTTCCCAGCGCTGCCGATATTCCGCAGGCCTACCGCCTCGAGGGCCAAATCGAGCAGCGCGAATACCTGATCGATGGTGTCCTGCAAACCTGGCAAGGACCATTGGCGGTTGTTCGCAGCCCGGTGTACCTGGCAGGCCCGCAGGGTGACGAACAGGTGATACTTGGCAGTACGCCGCTGCTGGATGCACAGACCGCGCTCACCGCGCTGGACGCCGCCGTCCGCGCGTATGACCGCGGCCAGGGCCAGTGGCCAACGATGCGCGTTGCTGAACGCATCCGCCATGTGGAGGCTTTCCTGGCGCGTATGCGCGAACAACGCGAGGCCGTGGTCAAGTTGCTGATGTGGGAAATCGGCAAGAACCTCAAGGACTCCCAAAAAGAATTCGACCGCACCTGCGATTACATCGTCGACACCATCAACGCCCTCAAGGAGCTGGACCGTCGCTCCAGCCGCTTTGAGCTGGAACAGGATACGCTCGGGCAGATCCGCCGCGTGCCGCTGGGCGTGGCCTTGTGCATGGGCCCTTACAACTATCCGCTGAACGAAACCTTCACCACGTTGATTCCGGCGTTGATCATGGGCAACACCGTGGTGTTCAAGCCGGCCAAGCTCGGCGTACTGCTGGTGCGGCCGCTGCTGGAAGCCTTTCGCGACAGCTTCCCGGCGGGTGTGATCAATGTAATCTACGGCAGCGGCCGGGAAACCGTCAGCGCCCTGATGGCCAGCGGCAAGATCGACATCTTTGCCTTCATCGGCACCAACAAGGCCGCCAGCGACCTGAAAAAACTCCATCCGCGCCCGCACCGTTTACGTGCCGCCCTGGGCCTGGACGCGAAGAACCCCGGCCTGGTGCTGCCGGACGTGGATCTGGACAACGCCGTCAGCGAGGCGCTGACCGGCTCGCTGTCCTTCAATGGCCAGCGCTGCACAGCGCTGAAAATCCTGTTTGTCCACGAAGACCTGGCACCGGAATTCATCGAGAAATTCAACACAGGCCTTGCTGCCCTGAAACCCGGCATGCCGTGGGAAGATGGCGTGGCACTGACACCGTTACCCGAGGCGGGCAAGGTCGATTATTTGCACTCGCTGGTGGCCGATGCCGTCGCCAAAGGCGCGCAGGTGATGAATAAACACGGTGGCGAATCCCGCGGTTCGTTCTTCTATCCGGCCGTGCTCTATCCGGTGAACACTGCAATGCGGGTCTACCACGAAGAACAGTTCGGCCCGGTCGTCCCCATCGTGCCGTACCGCGACCTCAACACCGTGGTCGATTACGTGCTTGAGTCCGACTTCGGCCAGCAGCTGAGCATCTTCGGCAACAACCCGGCCGAAGTCGGCAAGCTGGTGGACATCTTCGCCAACCAGGTCGGACGCATCAACATCAACGCCCAGTGCCAGCGTGGCCCGGATACGTTCCCGTTCAACGGCCGGAAAAACTCGGCCGAGGGCACGTTATCGGTTCACGATGCGCTGCGCACCTTTTCGATCCGCACGCTGGTGGCGACCAAGTTCCAGGACAGCAACAAAGCGCTGATCAGCGACATTATCCGCCAGCGGGACTCGACCTTCCTGACCACCGACTACATCTTCTGA
- a CDS encoding autotransporter outer membrane beta-barrel domain-containing protein, which yields MSLRDQGFNRLFHAFCVSAPFLLSASSAMAACTLTPTAGDDVYVCDSGISPGLTDLSGNNSLTMPANGSGIIQGDVIFDAGTDRIEINANGVIDGDVEQGSEADVFVMNGGRILSISQGDGLDQFTMTGGTIVDAFEDGDIARMTGGSIGRVDMKLDDNVFDMSGGQIIGNLVAGFGHDTIILSAGRIGGNVSVSGGNDRITVSGGEIIGEVRASAGDDRLQWSGGLIHSAVLMGEGSDTAVLRTLDETQLAITPSVDGGMGQDLLTFEGSTSGTGARYANWETVSLIWGSRLDLDDTLVLGDSITGTGALTIDVSSTLTSTQGSVAPFTAGQLTTLNNNGVIDLTHENTRTDDTLTVQGNYVGTNGQLRLQTVVGADNSASDKLVVNGGTLTGSTSITVTNLGGVGAQTTQNGIELVQAQGGAVSDIGAFSLAQSVSAGAFDYRLFKGGVAGNENSWYLRSDVVAGPIAAPSPTLPALPAAVPGAAPIPLYRPEVPTWSVLPPAVAQLTLMALGTFHDRQGDQRLLTETGAFGAGWGRVYGKDLDQTWAGTVTPRLDGSIKGFQVGNDVYSAPMSGGQTQRIGFFVGHTELNGNVDGFNLGWQGRRAGKIELDGDSYGLYWTLTDPSGGYVDAVVMGTRLNGDNRSERGLKIDNRGHALTLSAEAGYPFAVAADWVLEPQVQVIHQKVSLDTQDDGVSRVEFDSDSAWTGRLGARLKGRYLVSGTPVEPYLRANIWHTFSGTDTVTFDDAHRIETQQRASTGDLGVGVIVSLAPTVSVYAAADYSHDLDSTQQRSVAGNLGVRISW from the coding sequence ATGAGCTTGCGCGATCAGGGTTTCAATCGGCTGTTCCACGCCTTCTGCGTATCGGCCCCCTTCCTGTTATCCGCTTCATCTGCCATGGCGGCTTGCACATTGACGCCAACGGCGGGCGATGACGTTTATGTCTGTGACAGCGGCATCAGCCCCGGGCTGACGGACCTCTCGGGTAACAACAGTCTGACAATGCCGGCCAACGGCAGCGGTATCATCCAGGGTGATGTCATCTTCGACGCCGGGACCGACCGCATCGAGATCAACGCCAACGGTGTGATTGACGGTGACGTCGAGCAGGGTTCGGAAGCCGACGTGTTCGTGATGAATGGCGGCAGGATTCTCTCCATATCCCAAGGCGACGGCCTCGATCAGTTCACGATGACCGGCGGCACCATCGTCGATGCGTTCGAAGACGGCGACATTGCGCGGATGACCGGCGGCAGCATCGGCAGGGTCGATATGAAACTCGATGACAATGTGTTCGATATGTCGGGCGGGCAGATCATCGGCAACCTGGTGGCCGGTTTCGGCCACGACACCATCATCCTGTCCGCAGGCCGCATTGGCGGCAACGTCAGCGTCAGCGGCGGCAACGACCGCATCACCGTGAGCGGGGGCGAAATCATCGGCGAAGTCCGGGCCAGTGCCGGGGATGATCGATTGCAATGGAGCGGTGGCCTTATTCACTCGGCCGTTCTGATGGGTGAAGGCAGCGACACCGCCGTGTTGCGCACCCTCGACGAAACACAACTCGCCATCACGCCCAGTGTGGATGGCGGGATGGGCCAGGACCTATTGACCTTTGAGGGCAGCACCTCCGGCACGGGTGCCCGTTATGCCAACTGGGAAACGGTCAGCCTTATCTGGGGCTCACGCCTGGATCTGGATGACACGCTGGTGCTGGGTGACAGCATTACCGGCACAGGGGCCCTGACTATCGACGTCAGCAGCACGCTGACGTCGACCCAGGGCAGCGTCGCGCCGTTTACTGCCGGCCAACTGACAACGCTCAACAACAACGGCGTCATTGATCTCACCCACGAGAACACCCGCACTGACGACACCCTCACCGTGCAAGGCAACTATGTCGGTACGAACGGCCAATTGCGCCTGCAAACGGTGGTCGGTGCCGACAATTCTGCCAGCGACAAGCTGGTGGTCAATGGCGGAACTCTCACGGGCAGCACCTCCATCACGGTCACGAACCTGGGCGGCGTGGGCGCACAGACCACCCAGAACGGCATCGAACTGGTCCAGGCTCAGGGTGGCGCGGTCAGCGACATCGGTGCCTTCTCGCTGGCGCAATCGGTCTCGGCTGGTGCATTCGATTACCGCTTGTTCAAAGGCGGCGTGGCCGGCAATGAAAACAGCTGGTACCTACGCTCAGATGTCGTAGCCGGACCGATAGCGGCGCCCAGCCCGACGTTGCCGGCCTTACCGGCGGCAGTGCCCGGTGCTGCGCCCATTCCCTTGTACCGCCCGGAAGTGCCCACTTGGTCGGTGTTGCCTCCCGCGGTGGCACAACTGACCCTGATGGCCCTGGGCACGTTCCATGACCGTCAGGGCGACCAGCGCCTGCTCACCGAAACCGGTGCGTTCGGAGCAGGTTGGGGCCGGGTCTATGGCAAGGATCTGGACCAGACCTGGGCCGGCACGGTGACCCCGCGTCTGGACGGCTCCATCAAGGGCTTTCAGGTAGGCAATGATGTGTACAGCGCGCCGATGTCCGGCGGCCAGACCCAGCGCATCGGTTTCTTCGTCGGCCATACCGAACTCAACGGCAATGTCGACGGTTTCAACCTGGGCTGGCAGGGCCGACGCGCCGGCAAGATAGAGCTCGACGGTGACAGCTACGGGTTGTACTGGACCCTTACCGATCCCAGCGGTGGCTACGTTGACGCGGTGGTGATGGGCACACGACTCAACGGCGACAACCGCTCCGAGCGCGGCCTTAAAATCGATAATCGCGGGCACGCCCTGACCTTGTCGGCGGAAGCCGGTTATCCATTCGCCGTAGCGGCTGATTGGGTGTTGGAACCCCAGGTCCAGGTCATCCATCAGAAGGTTTCCCTGGATACGCAGGACGACGGGGTCTCAAGGGTCGAGTTCGATTCCGATAGCGCCTGGACCGGTCGCCTCGGCGCCCGGCTCAAGGGTCGCTACCTGGTCAGCGGCACGCCCGTGGAGCCTTATCTGCGGGCCAATATCTGGCACACCTTTTCCGGCACCGATACGGTGACATTCGACGATGCCCATCGGATCGAGACCCAGCAGCGCGCCTCCACCGGCGACCTGGGCGTCGGCGTCATCGTGAGCCTGGCCCCCACGGTCAGCGTCTATGCGGCTGCGGATTACAGCCACGACCTCGACAGCACTCAACAACGCAGTGTGGCGGGCAATCTTGGCGTACGAATCAGTTGGTGA
- a CDS encoding autotransporter domain-containing protein, producing the protein MKTSLRPQEITTTFYTLSTSLLLCSSMEVWAWPAEETSQPWYGRTPSDSQDIAPTDNDPVSSKSPALFTLKNGSGHTQRVGLISGQNQVITRVNGMLVTPAMVDSGKNKLNLQGDHLGAYWSLTGPAGWHVDLSASGGRVNGYSRTEQGQRQAAEGNAVTLSVEGGFPIGISDHWVVEPQAQLINQRITLDSPNAENGTNNELNTWSGRVGARLKGSYQVNGLGVEPYVRTNLWHTVQIADNLTLDKVDKISSSRKSSTVEVGLGLVARVTPVVSLYISADYSSDVDDNDLNGLIGSLGVRMRW; encoded by the coding sequence ATGAAAACTTCCCTCCGCCCACAAGAGATCACCACCACTTTTTACACCCTCTCGACTTCGTTGTTGTTGTGTTCGTCCATGGAGGTGTGGGCCTGGCCCGCCGAGGAAACGTCGCAACCCTGGTATGGCCGAACACCTTCCGACAGCCAGGACATCGCCCCCACAGACAATGACCCCGTTTCCAGCAAGAGTCCCGCCCTCTTCACCCTGAAAAACGGCAGTGGTCACACCCAGCGCGTGGGCCTGATCAGTGGACAGAATCAAGTCATCACCCGCGTCAATGGCATGCTGGTGACACCGGCCATGGTCGATTCAGGCAAGAACAAGCTGAATCTGCAAGGTGACCATCTGGGCGCCTACTGGAGCCTGACCGGCCCCGCAGGCTGGCACGTGGACCTGAGCGCCAGCGGCGGGCGAGTCAACGGTTACAGCCGTACCGAACAAGGCCAGCGCCAAGCGGCCGAAGGCAATGCCGTCACACTGTCGGTCGAAGGCGGATTCCCTATCGGCATCAGCGACCACTGGGTGGTCGAACCCCAGGCGCAACTGATCAACCAGCGCATCACCCTCGACAGCCCCAATGCCGAGAACGGCACCAACAATGAACTGAACACCTGGAGCGGGCGCGTCGGTGCGCGACTCAAAGGGTCATACCAGGTCAATGGCCTGGGCGTGGAACCCTACGTGCGTACCAACCTGTGGCACACCGTCCAGATCGCCGATAACTTGACCCTGGACAAAGTCGACAAGATCAGCAGCAGCCGAAAATCTTCCACTGTCGAAGTAGGCCTTGGGTTGGTGGCGCGGGTTACGCCGGTGGTGAGCCTCTACATCAGCGCTGACTACAGCAGCGACGTCGATGACAACGACCTGAACGGCCTCATCGGCAGCCTGGGGGTACGGATGCGTTGGTAA